A genomic window from Solanum stenotomum isolate F172 chromosome 10, ASM1918654v1, whole genome shotgun sequence includes:
- the LOC125841261 gene encoding LOW QUALITY PROTEIN: glyoxylate/hydroxypyruvate reductase HPR3-like (The sequence of the model RefSeq protein was modified relative to this genomic sequence to represent the inferred CDS: inserted 1 base in 1 codon), producing the protein MASSEQHQSPETTDLRLLIFHRSPKYGNTFLPKLKTLYRVLDPLDESDPSLLPLSGSVRIMLCIGSTPVTSDTLDKYPNLECIVGTSAGFDHFDLAECRRRGIRVTTAGNSFSDNVADFAVGLLIGVLRRVSAADRFVRAGSWPIKGKFPLGSKVGGKRVGIVGLGSIGSRISKRLEAFGCSIAYTSKRMKPNVPFRFHSNIHDLAINSDVLILCCSLTKETHHIVGKEVLTALGKEGIVINVGRGALVDEKELVQFLKRGEIGGAGLDVYENEPYVPKELFVLDNAVLXPHIAVSTPESFEALEELFTYNIQAFFSNKPLQAQIEYD; encoded by the exons ATGGCTTCTTCCGAGCAGCATCAATCGCCGGAAACCACCGATCTCCGACTGCTTATCTTCCATCGCTCTCCAAAATATGGAAACACGTTCTTGCCCAAACTAAAAACCCTGTACCGGGTACTCGACCCGCTTGACGAATCCGACCCATCACTTCTACCCCTTTCCGGGTCGGTTCGGATCATGCTCTGTATAGGTTCTACTCCGGTCACCTCGGACACCCTGGATAAGTACCCTAATTTGGAGTGCATCGTCGGTACTAGCGCTGGCTTTGACCATTTTGACCTCGCCGAGTGTCGCCGCCGTGGCATTCGCGTCACCACAGCTGGAAATTCGTTCTCCGATAATGTCGCTGATTTCGCCGTCGGCCTATTGATTGGCGTCCTCCGCCGTGTCTCTGCTGCAGATCGATTTGTTCGTGCTGGCTCTTGGCCTATTAAAGGGAAATTCCCCCTCGGTTCTAAG GTTGGTGGAAAACGAGTGGGCATTGTAGGTTTAGGAAGCATTGGTTCGAGGATCAGTAAAAGACTTGAAGCCTTTGGTTGCAGCATTGCATACACTTCAAAGAGGATGAAGCCCAATGTTCCGTTTCGTTTCCATTCTAATATTCATGATCTTGCAATCAACAGTGATGTTCTAATCCTTTGTTGTTCTTTAACAAAAGAAACACACCACATAGTTGGCAAAGAGGTGCTAACTGCACTCGGGAAAGAAGGCATTGTTATAAATGTTGGACGTGGGGCACTCGTTGATGAGAAGGAATTGGTTCAGTTTCTGAAGAGAGGTGAGATTGGTGGTGCTGGTCTTGATGTTTATGAAAATGAACCTTATGTACCAAAAGAACTGTTTGTGTTGGATAACGCGGTGC CTCCACATATTGCTGTTTCAACTCCAGAGTCTTTTGAAGCACTTGAAGAACTATTCACTTACAACATACAAgctttcttttcaaataaaccctTGCAGGCACAAATCGAATATGACTGA
- the LOC125841957 gene encoding subtilisin-like protease, which produces MEKKDGFVSARVEKILALHTTHTPNFLGLYRNMRFWQESNYGKGVIIGVLDTGITPSHPSFSDENMPSPPAKWKGKCEFTGNVTCNKKIIGARNLVSGSSDPPFDDEGHGTHTSSTAAGNFVDDASLFGNANGTAAGMAPLAHIAMYKVCTEGCSDVDILAALDAAIDDGVDVLSLSIGGFSDPFYEDSIATGAFAAMQKGIFVSASAGNEGPLNSTLSNEAPWILTVGASTHDRKIVATAVLGNGQEYDGESAFQPTSFPHTLLPLVYPGLSDQEAALCSSGSLNNTDVKGKVVVCDRGGGVARLEKSQTVKDAGGAAMILANLEIDGDGTFADAHVLPATHVGYTAGQSIKAYINSTSTPSAGILFKGTRFGFKNSPSVSSFSSRGPNLASPGIVKPDIIGPGVNVLAAWPISVENKTGTDLTFNIISGTSMSCPHLSGIAALLKSAHPDWSPAAIKSAIMTTADQFNLEGQPILDQRDLPADIFATGAGHVNPSKASDPGLIYDIKVENYIQYLCGLGYKDKDIELLVQQTIKCSLQSSISEAELNYPSFSIILGPQTQNYTRTVTNVGDASSTYTVNITQIQGVDVVVEPATLVFTQVNQQATYSVSFTQTGLITDRFVQGALSWISNKYVVRIPISVKLE; this is translated from the coding sequence atggaaaagaaagatggttttGTGTCCGCGAGGGTTGAGAAGATTTTAGCTTTGCATACAACGCATACTCCAAACTTCTTGGGGTTGTATCGGAATATGAGGTTCTGGCAAGAATCAAATTATGGTAAGGGTGTGATTATTGGGGTTCTAGACACTGGGATTACTCCGAGTCATCCATCTTTTAGTGATGAGAACATGCCATCTCCACCGGCAAAGTGGAAAGGGAAATGTGAGTTCACAGGAAATGTGACGTGTAACAAGAAGATCATTGGCGCGAGGAATTTGGTGAGTGGTTCAAGTGATCCACCTTTTGATGATGAAGGTCATGGTACACATACTTCAAGTACGGCAGCTGGTAACTTTGTCGATGATGCAAGTTTGTTTGGCAATGCCAATGGCACAGCAGCTGGTATGGCCCCTCTTGCTCACATTGCTATGTACAAGGTGTGTACAGAAGGTTGTTCAGATGTTGATATATTGGCTGCATTAGATGCTGCAATAGACGACGGTGTTGACGTGCTATCTCTCTCCATCGGAGGATTTTCTGATCCGTTTTATGAAGATAGTATTGCCACTGGGGCGTTTGCTGCAATGcaaaagggtatttttgtgAGCGCTTCTGCTGGTAATGAAGGTCCGTTGAATTCTACATTATCTAATGAGGCCCCTTGGATTCTCACAGTTGGCGCCAGCACCCATGATAGGAAGATAGTGGCAACAGCTGTGCTAGGGAACGGACAAGAATATGATGGTGAATCGGCATTTCAGCCCACGAGTTTTCCTCATACTTTATTGCCCTTGGTATACCCTGGCCTGTCCGATCAAGAAGCTGCACTCTGTTCATCAGGATCCCTTAATAACACCGATGTCAAAGGCAAGGTTGTCGTGTGTGACAGAGGTGGCGGTGTAGCAAGACTTGAGAAAAGCCAGACAGTAAAGGATGCCGGTGGTGCTGCCATGATTCTTGCCAACCTAGAGATTGACGGAGATGGCACATTTGCTGATGCTCATGTTCTTCCTGCGACACACGTGGGTTATACTGCTGGACAAAGTATTAAAGCATACATAAACTCAACCTCCACGCCCTCGGCTGGAATCCTTTTCAAAGGCACAAGATTTGGCTTTAAGAATTCACCGTCTGTATCATCTTTTTCCTCCAGGGGTCCTAATTTGGCAAGTCCAGGCATAGTCAAACCGGACATTATCGGTCCTGGAGTGAACGTCCTTGCAGCATGGCCCATCTCGGTAGAGAACAAAACTGGCACTGATTTGACATTTAACATCATCTCAGGAACCTCAATGTCCTGTCCTCACCTTAGTGGCATTGCAGCTCTGCTTAAAAGTGCACACCCTGATTGGTCACCAGCTGCTATTAAATCCGCGATAATGACTACAGCTGATCAATTCAACCTCGAAGGTCAACCCATCCTTGATCAAAGGGATCTACCTGCTGATATTTTTGCCACTGGTGCCGGCCATGTAAATCCATCAAAAGCAAGTGATCCCGGACTTATTTATGACATCAAAGTTGAGAACTACATCCAATATCTATGTGGTCTAGGCTACAAGGATAAAGATATTGAACTCCTTGTGCAACAAACTATCAAGTGTTCACTACAATCAAGTATATCCGAGGCAGAACTGAACTATCCTTCTTTCTCCATTATACTTGGACCACAGACTCAGAATTATACAAGAACGGTTACAAACGTTGGTGATGCAAGCTCAACTTACACCGTTAACATCACTCAAATTCAAGGAGTCGATGTAGTTGTTGAGCCCGCCACCCTTGTCTTCACCCAGGTAAACCAACAGGCAACATATTCAGTATCATTTACCCAAACGGGATTAATCACCGATCGCTTTGTTCAAGGAGCTTTATCATGGATCTCTAACAAGTATGTTGTAAGAATTCCAATATCTGTTAAATTGGAATAA